GAATCAAAATATGTAGATGCAGCTATAAAGCTGATTGAATCGACGGGTTTGAATTATCTAAGAATTGTAGGCTTAAACACGAACTTTATTAGTGAGTATCTATCTGACCAAAATGACCAGTGGCTCTTTGAAAGTCAGTTTTCAGAAATTGAATTATTCGAAGACAAATCAGTTGATATATCAGATATTAAAACAATAATAAAAATGATACTTCGAAATTATATAGGCTGTAGATTAGAGGTGGATGGTAAGTTTAGCTTACACTTCGGTTATGACTTTTATATGTACGCCAGTATTCCAGGTTTTGACAAAGATACAATTGAATACATAGAAGGGCTGGGGCTGTATTTTGAAAATATTGATCAAGATGTGTCAGGGTATAGTTATGAATTTTCTGTAGATGTCGCAGGTAAAGGCGAGGAGTGTGTAGATAATACAGTTTATCTTGTTAATATTACACGAGATAATATTAGAATAGCATTGGACTTCTCTAATGAGCATCCATGCAATCATCACTTTCAAATAACTGAAGATAATTACGCCATGTTTGTCGATCAAGTTGATTTTGACTTCAATGTGAATGAGTATTTTTTAAACTGTGAAAAAATTACACTTAAGCCTAGCTATCAAAGAAAAATCTAACAAATGTATCAAATTGACGCCATTTACTTCGTTTCGTTTTGCGGTGGCTTCGCCACTTTACCGCAAACTACACTACATAAATAGCGCAATTTATACAGGCGTTAGGTTTTCTATGAATTCAGACAATAAGCATTTATATCATGGAAGTGACTGGGCGGAGCACGAAGATGTTCTCATTGGAAATAAAGAGGGACTAGAAGCTCTACGCTTTGCAATTGATGAGGCTATAGAAAAAGGTGAGTCAAAAACGGAAATCGGAGAATTTCTAGCCATACGGTGCCTAGATTCTAAGTATTTCGAAAAACAAGGAAACGTAAATACTTTCGGATCAAAGATCGCTTTCGTCTTAATAGGCGTTGCATTTATTTTAACTGCTTTTTTGGTTTGGTTAGCAGTTTCATAATGTATCAAGTATCCAAACCTAACAAATAAGGATATGTCGCGCGAAGCCGCGACCTATCCTATTGTTGAACGAGCCCGTGCTGCAGGCTCTCTCTATAGTAAATAAGTAAAATGGGTTTTGTTAACCGGAAGGGTGTGTCGACGTTATGTCTTTATGGAAGGCGAGTGCAAGCCTCGCCTGTTAGACGATAAAAAAATACTGATTTTATTTCATGGATGCTTCTCCAGTTTGAATGAATTGATTCCCTTTGGTGTCTTCCCTTTTAATCTTTTTAGTCTGGAAACAAACTAAAATTCGGGTCAATTTCTGCTTTTATTGATTTCCTTGGCGTGATTACCGCAATCACTCGCATGGTGCCTTTGCACTTTTTACACTTGAAGACTGGTTTTTTTCGGGTGTTCGGTATGGGTGTTTCAACGCATAAAATGTACTGTATCGTCTTCAGTAGGCGTTTGGCATTGCCGTGTAAAAAACCGTAATCGCGTGCGCGCCTAAAGCCTTTGGGTAACGTATGTTGTAGCACCAGCGCCACAAATTCCTCACCCTGCAATGTGCGCGTTTTGACATCCCCTGTGTTGCTTTCGGTATAGCGGAGTGTCACTTCATTCCCATCATTCTTAATAATGTTTTTATTGCTGATTACTCCACGATACAAATATCGTGAAAGATATTGAAGTGCAGGTAAACCACGGCCAACACGCTGGCATTGCGTCACCCATTTTTTCGGTGTTATCGGTACGGTAAATCCTGCTTCCGATAGGGCGCGTAATAATGCGCCTCGAAATTTGGCGGCAAGGGCGCGTCCATTAAACAGGTATTTCCCCTTCAGCGTACGCCATTCACGACGAGCACGGTGCACACCACCTGCAGGCACTACAATATGCACGTGAGGGTGGTAGTCGAGCCGACGGGTATGCGTGTGCAATACAGCTGTCATCGCCAACTCAGCGTGAAAGCCTTTTTTATTGCGCGCGAACGTCTTGAGTGTTTCGACGGCGCATTTGAATAGCAAGCTGTAAACGACTTTGGGGTTTGCTTTGGCCAGCGCTCTTAATTGCTCGGGTAAGGTAAACGTGGCCATAAAATAATTCACCGGTAACAGCTTCTGTTCTTGACGCTCAAGCCAGTCAGATGTGGCGCTGTGTTGGCACTGATTACACGCGCGGTGACCGCAGGAGCGGTGTTTTTGGGTGGTATAGGGGCATGCATCACAGGCAAACGTCATTTGCGCATATTGTTGCGTACGGCAACCGGTGATGGCATTAATGGCAGACCACTGATCGTCACGGGTTTGCGCCCCGTATTGGTGTTTGAAACGATCGAGGTATTGGGTGATGATGGAAGACAGTTCGATTGAGGCAAGCATACTATTCAGCCTCCGTCGTAGGGACGATATTGAGCCGATTTACCATGCGGTTAATAATCTTGTCAGTATCTTTTTGCGTTACGTCGGTTAGCTGGGTATAGAGGGCCGTTGTTTTTGGACAATCGTGTCCCATCTCCGTTTGAATGGCGCGCTGGGTTACGCCATTTTCCACCAATAAAGCGCCGTAGCAATGGCGCAGTGTGTGTGGTGTTGCGTGTTTGTGTATACCAACAGAAGCTAGGATGGCTTTAAATGATTTTTGTAGCCCCCCGCGGTCCATGATTTTGGTAGCGCTTTGGCGTTCTTGGTGATTGCGCCCGGCGGGGAAAATCATATCAGGGTGTCGATGTGTGGCCCAATATTGCCTGAGGTGAATCAGTGTTGCTTGCGGTAAGGTGACGAACCGGTCTTTTTTACCCTTTCCTAGGCGGATATGGACCTTCATGCGCTGCGCATCAATATCACCAATGCGTAGGTTTAGTGTTTCGTGAATACGGAGTCCCATGCTGAATGCCGTTAGTATAAATGCCTGATAGCGGCGTTCATGCGTGCCATTGATCATCCGCTCAATTTCTTTGAGGGTTAATATATCCGGCAGAACTTTCTTCTGAGGGGGTTTAACAATGTCGACCCATTGCCAGTGCTTGTTGAGTACGTGTTTATAGAAAAACTGCAGGCCATTACGGTCCACCTTGACCGTGCTCCAGGAGTGGGTTTTTGTGAGCGAAGAGAAGTAGTCTTTGAGGTCATCTTGTGTCAATCGGTCGGGAACGCGATCAAAGAATTCGGTGATGCGCCGCAGTGCTCGACTGTATCCGTCAATGGTATTGTCAGCCTTGCCTTGACGGCGCAATGCGTTAATATGACGTTGGTACAGCGAACCAAATCGTGCTTGTTGTGCCTTTCTCATAAATAATGCCTCAAGTTGTCGTACTCGGATGTGAGTACGTAGGGGGATTGTTTATGAGAAATCAGAATTTTGATACTTGCCGCAAAGCGGCTTCGTTCAACAAAACAATCAACGACCGCCAGCAAGCTGGCTCGGACCTTCGTTTCGGCGCTTCGCGCCTACACTGCGGCCCGTTATTGTAGGCGTTATGAGCGCGGTTCGAAAATAAATAAAACGAGTCATGTGTTTGATTTATGGCGCGTTGTAGCAGGTCTCTCGGCGTTAAAGTAAGTCGGTTATTTGTATCTCACCAGTTTCTTTCCTGGTGCCAAATAGTCGTTTTATAGGTGGTGGTAAATAGTACTTCGCATTTAGCCACCACTTTCATAATATGGGGTTTGTTGGTGGGGTGGTGTGTTCTTTCCTGCTGCTATCGGCAAACTAAATTAAAAACGTGGTTTTGTTGTAGCGCCAACCGCCGCCGCATAACCAGTCGCTTATGAGCTTAGCGTTAAGTGTACGAAGTATGATTGAGAGTTTTTCGAAGTTAAAAGATAAGCCTCTACTGCTTAGTGGCCTTGGTTGGCTGCTATTTCCGGGTATGTATCTTTTGGTCGGTGTTTTCACTGCTCTTGGCGCTTCTGTAGAAACATCCTTTTTGATTGCAGCTCCAGCTGGAGTACTAGGATTTGTATTTTGGGTTGCTGCCCTTACTTTTGGAGCCAGTGGATTACTTAAATCCAACAATATAGCAGCATCACTTGGTGGTCTAGTTGCAAGTATTGTTCCTTTGGCGTTCTTAGGGTTTGCTTTTTGGGTGGCACTAAATGGCGGTGTATAAAACACTTAACAAATTGCTCCTGCTGACATTTTTTCCGTTGCTTCTTTTGTGCTTAATAGCACAAAAGCATCCACTCCACAAATTCAGCAGAGCAAGGCGTTATGCATTTAGAGTCGCTATGAAGGAAAAAGAACTTAAGTCTGCTGCTAAATCATTAGCAGATATGGCTGCTTCATCATCAATCGAGTTGAATCAATTGCTCGAAGATGAAAAGGGTACAATTACATTTAGCCTATTAAATGTTAAAGGTGATGAAGTAGTGGGTGCAAAGCTAAGATCTTGGTGGTCCACATCTATGTCTAAGTATAGAGGTTCCGATATCAAGGAAATAGATGTAGAGCTAAAATATGATTCATCTAGTGTAAAAACAAATAGAGATAAAACAGCTCTATTCAAGCTAAACACAAAATGTATAATTACTACGGTAAAAAATACATTTATCGCAGAATCAGAAAATTCCGTATGGTGGCAGAAAAATGCATAACAAAAAGCTGCACCTGACATTTTTTGCTACGCTCAATTGTGTATGTCGCGGTGCTCCATTTTACACAATTGCTCTCCGCAAAAACTGCAGGTGAGCTTGGCGTTATAAGCTTTCGAAACGATGAAATATTTATTCTTAATTATTAGTTTGGTAACAGCAGAGTCTTGGGGCGATGAAGAACTTTCGTGTGATTATTCTCATGAAGGGTATGTTTCTATTTTCGGAGATGATGACGTAATCCTTCGCGCTTCTGTAAAAGGTCGTAAATGCTACGAAACGGCGCTGAACATCAAGCTCATGAGTAAAGAGCGCGTCTTATACAGTTATAGCGCTCCTTTTAAATCTCATGTTGCAACACACTGGGAAGATCTCGAGTTGCTAGATGTTAAGAAGTATGTAGATAGTTTATTTAAGGAGTATAGGTTTTCTTCGTGCGCGGAATTGTTGCCACAGAAATTGAGTCCATTAGACGGGTGGAATTACAATAGACTGCTTGTAGCTGAAATTGAATATAGTAAGTTTAGAGCTATGCCTTGCAAATCATATACACATCAAACTCACTACGAGGTGCATCGTGTAATTGTATTCCCAATATCTAAAAGAGTAGGGGTTCCAGTTGCCGAGTATGGCTTATAACAAACAGCTCAAACCGACCTCCACTGCGTTGCTCATTTTGTGCTTTTCAGCTACGCTGGCACAAAATAATCAACTCCGTTCCGGCGGCTTAGCTGGGCGTTATGAGCGCGGTTCGAAAATAAATAAAACGAGTCATGTGCTTGATTTACGGCACGTTGTAGCGGGCCTCTCGGCGTTAAAGTAAGTCGGTTATTTGTATCTCGCCAGTTTCATTCCTGGTGCCAAATAGTAGTTTTATAGGTGGTGGTAAATAGCGCTTCGCATTTAGCCACCACTTTCATAATATGGGGTTTGTTGGTGGGGTGTTGTGTTCTTTCCTGCTGCCATCGGCAAACTAAATTAAAAACGTGGTTTTGTTGTAGCGCCAACCGCCGCCGCATAACCAGTCGCTCCATAAGACGCCTACTGTGTAGTTTGTTTTACGCATTCCGCTTCGCTACATTTTAGCGTAAAACAAACTACACAGTAGGCGCTTATGAGCTTAGCGTTATGAGCGCGGTTCGAAAATAAATAAAATGAGTCATGTGCTTGATTTACGGCGCGTTGTAGAGCGTCTCTCGGCGTTAAAGTAAGTCGGTTCTTTGTATCTCACCAGCTTTGTTCCTGGTGCCAAATAGTAGTTTTATAGGTGGTGGTAAATAGCGCTTCGCATTTGGCCATCGGTTTTTGTAATATGGGGTTTGTTGGTGGGGCGGTGTGTTCCTTCCTGCTGCCATTGGCAAGCTAAAATAAAACGTGGTTTTGTTGTGGCGCTTACTGCCGCCGCATAACCAGTTGCTCCATAAGACGCCAACTGCGCAGTTCGTTTTACGCATTCCGCTTCGCTACATTTTAGCGTAAAACAAACTGCACAGTAGGCGCTTATGAGCTTAGCGTTATGAGCGCGGTTCGAAAATAAATAAAACGAGTCATGTGCTTGATTTACGGCACGTTGTAGTGGGTCTCGCGGCGTTTAAGTAAGTCGGTTCTTTGTATCTCACCAGTTTCTTTTCTGGTGCCAAATGTAAGTTTTATGGGTGGTGGTAAATAGCACTTCGCATTTAGCCACCACTTTTATAGTATGGGGTTTGTTGGTGGGGTGGTGTGTTCGTTCCTGCTGCCATCGGCAAACTAAATTAAAAACGTGGTTTTGTTGTAGCGCCAACCGCCGCCGCATAACCAGTCGCTCCATAAGACGCCTACTGCGCAGTTCGTTTTACGCATTCCGCTTCGCTACATTTTAGCGTAAAACAAACTACACAGTAGGCGCTTATGAGCTTAGCGTTAGGGCGGTTTAAATATTTTTGGTATTTACGTAATTTTATTTTCAAGTATTCTAAAAGTTGGCGTCAGTGTGTTGCAGAAAATAGTCGTAGTATTATCGGTATAAGTTACACCAGTAAGCTTCACAATGTACAAAGAGTAATGTGTTCGTGTAGGGCATATTGGCAGCACGTAAATATTTCGAATTAAACAACGTCAACCCATTGCGGTTGTTCAAGCTAAGGTAGTCACTAGCAAGTTAAAGCATGTCGTTCTATCCATCATTTAGGTGGTATTTATGGGCAGCATTGCTAAACTCGTGGTCTACATTAAAGTACAGTGGGGCGTAGCCCTAACAAGGTTGTCATGCGGGACTTCCGTTTCGTTGCCGCTTTTTGTGGTGGATACCACAAAAATCAACAACTGCACTCCAGCCCCATACAACGGCGTTATGAGCGCGGTTCGAAAATAAATAGAACGAGTCATGTGCTCGATTTACGGCACGTTGTAGAACGTCTCTCGGCGTTAAAGTAAGTAGTTTATTTGTATCTCACCAGCTTTGTTCCTGGTGCCAAATAGTAGTTTTATGGGTGGTGGAAAATAGTACTTCGCATTTAGCCACCGCTTTTACAATATGGGGTTTGTTGGTGGGGTGGTGTGTTCGTTCCTGCAGCCATTGGCAAGCCAAAATAAAACGTGGTTTGGTTGTGGTGCTTACCGCCGTCGCATAACCAGTCGGTCAACCTGACGCTGCATACTCCGCCGCTTTTTGTGCATTCCGCTTCGCTTCATTCTTGCACAAAAAGCAGCTCCATATGCAACGCAGGCTACCTTAGCGTTATGAGCGCGGTTCAAAAATAAATGAAACGAGTCATGTGCTTAATTTACGGCACGTTGTAGCGGGTCTCTCTGCGTTAAAGTAAGTAGGCTCTTTGTATCTCACCAGTTTCTTTCTTGGTGCCAAATAGTAGTTTGATAGGTGGTGGTAAATAGCACTTCGCATTTGGTCACCGCTTTTATAGTATGGGGTTTGTTGGTGGGGTGGTGTGTTCGTTCCTGCTGCCATTGGCAAGCTAAAATAAAACGTGGTTTTGTTGTGGTGCTTACCGCCGCCGCATAACCAGTCGGTCAACCTGACGCTGCATACTCCGCCGTTTTTTGTGCATTACGCTTCGCTTCATTCTTGCACAAAAAACAGCTCCATATGCAACGCAGGCTACCTTAGCGTTATACACAACAGAGAAAGTCATGAGCGTTCAAAAATTCGCTTCACAACTAAAAGAGACTATTCAAGGTATAAAAGAGAGCGGTACAGAAGCTATTTTATGTGAAAATTTGATTGCATATTTAGAGGACGTGGAAGGAGATTCTTCTCACGCACCAACAGAAGTTGAGCTTGAAAAATACAAAGCTGAGTTACAGTTGCAGATTGAGCAAAATAAAAACATACACAATTCTAAGATTGAGATGTTTAGGTCAGTAATATCTGCCGGTCAAAATGCTATCCGTACATCTTTTCTAATGAATGGAGGGGCGTCTGTAGCTTTACTCGCGTTTATAGGGCATCTTGCAGAAATAAAGCCCAGCAGTGTCGTCGCTTTTGCAAATGTTTTGCTTCCATTTGTTTTGGGTGTGCTAGCTATGACCTTGACGTCCGGTTGCACATACATAAGTCAATGGCTATATGACAGTGCTAAGCCAAAAGCACAATCCTGGGGTTTTGGCCTTAATATACTATGCATAATTTTGGGG
The Teredinibacter franksiae DNA segment above includes these coding regions:
- a CDS encoding IS91 family transposase; translated protein: MELSSIITQYLDRFKHQYGAQTRDDQWSAINAITGCRTQQYAQMTFACDACPYTTQKHRSCGHRACNQCQHSATSDWLERQEQKLLPVNYFMATFTLPEQLRALAKANPKVVYSLLFKCAVETLKTFARNKKGFHAELAMTAVLHTHTRRLDYHPHVHIVVPAGGVHRARREWRTLKGKYLFNGRALAAKFRGALLRALSEAGFTVPITPKKWVTQCQRVGRGLPALQYLSRYLYRGVISNKNIIKNDGNEVTLRYTESNTGDVKTRTLQGEEFVALVLQHTLPKGFRRARDYGFLHGNAKRLLKTIQYILCVETPIPNTRKKPVFKCKKCKGTMRVIAVITPRKSIKAEIDPNFSLFPD
- a CDS encoding tyrosine-type recombinase/integrase — its product is MRKAQQARFGSLYQRHINALRRQGKADNTIDGYSRALRRITEFFDRVPDRLTQDDLKDYFSSLTKTHSWSTVKVDRNGLQFFYKHVLNKHWQWVDIVKPPQKKVLPDILTLKEIERMINGTHERRYQAFILTAFSMGLRIHETLNLRIGDIDAQRMKVHIRLGKGKKDRFVTLPQATLIHLRQYWATHRHPDMIFPAGRNHQERQSATKIMDRGGLQKSFKAILASVGIHKHATPHTLRHCYGALLVENGVTQRAIQTEMGHDCPKTTALYTQLTDVTQKDTDKIINRMVNRLNIVPTTEAE